Proteins encoded together in one Impatiens glandulifera chromosome 1, dImpGla2.1, whole genome shotgun sequence window:
- the LOC124917645 gene encoding very-long-chain 3-oxoacyl-CoA reductase 1, with the protein MADCPIHLLKSLPIWLLFLLAIGSLSLLKLALNVLCWVYVNFLRPPKNLKKYGSWALVTGSTDGIGKAYSFQLARKGLNLILVGRNPDKLKDVSESIQAKYRKTQIKTVVFDLVGDLDEGIKRIGEAIEGLDVGILVNVAGVGYPNAKYFHDVDDSLISDLIKVNVEGTTKITQALLPGMLKRKKGAIISLGSGAANLIPSYPLYSVYAGTKTYVDQFSRCLYVEYKKSGIDVQCQVPLWVATKMTKIRKASFLVASPEAYAAAATRWIGYEPRCTPYWPHSLMKAVLSLFPESFVDGYILKYSLAIRKKAQQREAAKKQE; encoded by the exons ATGGCCGATTGTCCCATACACCTCCTCAAATCTCTACCCATATggcttctttttcttcttgctATTGGTTCCTTATCCTTGCTCAAACTCGCCCTAAACGTCTTATGTTGGGTCTACGTCAATTTCCTCAGACCTCCAAAGAATCTTAAGAAATACGGTTCATGGGCTCTCGTTACCGGATCCACAGACGGCATCGGGAAAGCTTATTCCTTTCAATTAGCTCGTAAAGGTCTCAATTTGATCCTGGTCGGTCGAAATCCCGACAAGCTTAAGGATGTTTCAGAATCGATCCAGGCCAAGTACAGAAAAACCCAGATCAAAACCGTTGTGTTTGATCTCGTTGGAGACTTGGATGAGGGTATTAAACGAATCGGAGAAGCTATTGAAGGTCTTGATGTGGGTATTCTGGTGAATGTCGCCGGCGTTGGATACCCTAATGCTAAGTATTTCCATGATGTGGATGATTCGTTGATTTCAGATTTGATCAAAGTCAATGTTGAAGGAACGACTAAGATTACTCAAGCTTTACTTCCTGGTATGCTTAAACGGAAGAAAGGAGCAATTATTAGTCTTGGCTCTGGTGCAGCCAATCTCATCCCTTCTTACCCTCTTTACTCTGTTTATGCCGGCACAAAAAC ATATGTTGATCAGTTCTCAAGGTGCCTTTATGTAGAATACAAGAAAAGTGGAATCGATGTGCAATGTCAG GTACCACTATGGGTTGCAACTAAGATGACAAAGATAAGAAAAGCTTCGTTTCTGGTTGCATCGCCTGAAGCGTATGCTGCTGCAGCGACGAGGTGGATAGGTTACGAGCCACGATGCACTCCTTACTGGCCACATTCCCTTATGAAGGCGGTTTTATCTTTATTTCCTGAATCATTTGTTGATGGTTACATTCTGAAATACTCTCTTGCAATCCGCAAGAAAGCTCAGCAAAGAGAGGCTGCCAAGAAGCAGGAATAG
- the LOC124917671 gene encoding putative E3 ubiquitin-protein ligase RING1a: MVNQDSKQSSPQQNPKQNTHKSDCIFLSPRFKSAAAIAGWDEEALRLAFEDTPDRLLKSKKRSDSQSITTPSANSSRKRRTLKRNSVATPVPIINLDEIETLEGDADSEKKKKKKENLGEDQKRKKKKKMIEEEEEEQCPNSSVPCIDRLREELSCAICLEICFEPSTTTCGHSFCKKCLQSAADKCGKRCPKCRQQLISNGKSCSLNTVLWNTIQLLFPEEVEQRKKALLVEEQHQTPLPARNNNRNGGGGYNRNRIVEALNSPEDEQQRRRRRILRRAMPSQDEDAALALRLQRQEFMEVSRENQQQRTSAGANLRAIASRAVTIRRLRGGNTTNNRERN, encoded by the exons ATGGTGAATCAAGATTCAAAGCAGAGTAGTCCCCAACAAAACCCTAAACAAAATACCCACAAATCCGACTGTATTTTCCTCAGTCCCAGATTCAAGTCGGCGGCTGCCATAGCCGGTTGGGATGAAGAAGCGCTTCGTCTTGCATTTGAAGACACGCCCGATAGACTTCTCAAGAGCAAGAAACGCTCCGATTCACAATCCATCACAACTCCATCCGCCAATTCATCAAGGAAACGCAGAACCCTAAAGAGAAACTCCGTTGCAACACCTGTACCCATTATTAACCTTGATGAAATCGAAACCTTGGAAGGAGATGCAGACagtgagaagaagaagaagaagaaagagaatcTGGGTGAAGAtcagaagaggaagaagaagaagaagatgattgaagaagaagaagaagaacaatgtcCTAATTCATCTGTTCCATGTATAGATCGACTCAGAGAAGAACTCTCTTGCGCG ATTTGCTTGGAGATTTGCTTCGAACCGAGTACCACAACTTGTGGGCACAG TTTTTGCAAGAAATGCTTACAATCTGCAGCCGACAAGTGTGGGAAGAGATGCCCAAAATGCAGGCAGCAGTTAATCAG tAATGGGAAAAGTTGCAGTTTGAATACAGTCCTATGGAACACCATACAACTTCTTTTCCCTGAAGAAGTTGAACAAAGGAAGAAGGCATTATTAGTTGAAGAACAGCATCAAACTCCTCTTCCTGCAAGAAATAACAATAGAAATGGTGGTGGTGGGTATAATAGGAATCGGATAGTGGAAGCCCTAAACAGTCCCGAAGATGAGCAAcaaagaaggagaaggaggatCTTGAGGAGAGCAATGCCGAGCCAAGATGAAGATGCTGCTTTGGCTTTAAGGCTACAAAGACAGGAATTCATGGAAGTTTCTCGAGAGAACCAACAGCAGAGAACCTCGGCTGGAGCAAATTTGAGGGCTATAGCATCCAGGGCTGTTACTATTCGAAGACTTAGAGGAGGCAACACCACCAACAACAGGGAGAGGAACTAA
- the LOC124917624 gene encoding uncharacterized protein LOC124917624 produces the protein MCSKKDTRRSARIKARSEIQNPKFLNLTLSISDSAAVAVPVVAADKMGSNSTDSPTHHPQLNLFPLRPTSDDVDNVEYLLNSAAVDGSATTLTSIFGAVSSSTSSSTSSEDNNNNSNNNNNNHNNHHDLLARTALRKKERDRCKEERWVCYSEVMSNTGGGSSVDVSGDDQMMMKKRHERRRKLALKLDYEEIMNTWGRPLIHIQLESPATVPDLMMKLDHNQYHHQSISSDHTGGEAAMGGWGHSNDGGLWRVPEVEKRWCSNNLADTLKIKEEVESGQHLREASMLRYKEKRQSRLFSKRIRYQVRKINAEKRPRIKGRFVKRS, from the exons ATGTGTAGCAAGAAGGATACTCGTCGTAGTGCTCGCATCAAAGCGAGGTCTGAGATTCAAAACCCCAAATTTCTAAACCTCACCCTTTCCATTTCTGATTCCGCCGCCGTCGCCGTCCCCGTCGTCGCCGCAGACAAAATGGGATCAAACTCCACCGACAGTCCTACCCACCACCCACAACTCAATCTTTTTCCCTTACGCCCAACTTCCGACGATGTCGACAACGTTGAATACTTATTAAACTCCGCCGCCGTCGACGGATCCGCCACCACCTTGACCTCAATCTTCGGAGCCGTATCTTCATCAACTTCTTCCTCGACCTCGTCGGaagacaataacaataacagtaataataacaataacaatCATAATAATCATCATGATCTGCTGGCGCGGACTGCTTTgaggaagaaagagagagatcgGTGTAAGGAGGAGAGATGGGTTTGTTATTCGGAGGTTATGAGCAACACCGGAGGAGGATCATCAGTTGATGTTTCTGGTGATGAtcagatgatgatgaagaagagacaTGAGAGGCGAAGGAAATTGGCTTTGAAATTGGATTATGAAGAGATAATGAATACTTGGGGACGTCCATTGATACATATTCAACTTGAATCGCCGGCGACGGTACCGGACCTAATGATGAAGCTTGATCATAATCAATATCATCATCAATCGATCTCTTCTGACCACACT GGTGGAGAAGCAGCGATGGGCGGATGGGGACATAGTAATGATGGAGGGTTGTGGAGAGTACCGGAGGTAGAGAAGAGATGGTGCAGTAACAATTTAGCGGATACTTtgaaaataaaggaagaagtggAAAGTGGACAACATTTGAGAGAGGCTAGCATGTTGAGATACAAGGAGAAGAGGCAAAGTAGACTCTTCTCCAAGCGAATCCGATACCAAGTGCGAAAGATCAATGCCGAGAAGAGGCCACGCATCAAG GGGAGATTCGTGAAGAGAAGTTGA
- the LOC124929726 gene encoding early nodulin-like protein 1 codes for MIFIISSFIITILFSNQLLQVHSFHFNVGDISGWIVPPKNDTKYYNEWASKNRFLVHDTIRFRYKKDSVMEVTEKEFNNCNSTRPISFSNNGHTKIEFERSGLFYFISGASGHCQLGQKMVVKVMSPEEDGNNRSSSSVLSGAYGGMAAMIHLALFCYFN; via the exons ATGATCTTCATCATCTCATCATTCATCATCACCATCCTATTCTCCAATCAACTCCTCCAAGTCCACTCCTTTCATTTTAACGTTGGAGATATCTCCGGTTGGATTGTCCCCCCAAAGAACGACACCAAATACTACAACGAATGGGCTTCTAAAAACAGATTCCTAGTTCATGACACCATCC GTTTTCGGTACAAGAAGGACTCTGTAATGGAGGTGACTGAAAAAGAGTTCAATAACTGCAATTCAACAAGACCCATTTCGTTTTCTAACAATGGTCATacaaaaattgagtttgaacGTTCTGggttgttttatttcattagtgGTGCTTCTGGTCATTGCCAACTTGGACAAAAGATGGTAGTGAAAGTTATGTCACCGGAGGAAGATGGAAATAaccgttcttcttcttctgtgttGTCCGGTGCTTATGGAGGAATGGCGGCTATGATTCATCTTGCTCTGTTTtgttactttaattaa